One genomic region from Drosophila busckii strain San Diego stock center, stock number 13000-0081.31 chromosome 3R, ASM1175060v1, whole genome shotgun sequence encodes:
- the LOC108602277 gene encoding sodium-independent sulfate anion transporter — MSTLEHEITFRKQAEVSHELEARFRSSATDSIIITDHRTSKRQSLEQLELTRREAEAAPNCCMSYLSNVCTLKNLKKRLPIINWLPHYNRPDAIGDLIAGFTVGLTVIPQSLAYSGVVNLPAQSGLYGSFLGCFVYVLLGTCKDNTIGSTAVASLMTYQFARGSWPRSVLLTFLTGIIEILMALFKLGCLVEFVSGPVSAGFTSAVSLIVLTSQMKYILGVKSEGGSFLQSWLSMFRDIGNIRIWDSCLGFGCLALLLAIRSLSKYQVGAKDKAQRSRWQNVLNEVIKFVGVTRNASVVIGATMIAMYLERRGNNPFQLTGYIPPGLPSLALPPFSVAPQPGNVTAGIADVPGESFFDMVQSLGYGLLIVPIIALLENVSVCKAFAKDRQIDISQELFATGVANIANSLVSGYRSNGGLARSAVNNASGCRTNMSNLYIGIIVVLSIQYLTEYFYFIPKAVLAAIIISAVVFQLQYQIVVPMWRSKRSDLIPGVLAFITCLVFPLEIGIMVAIGANQLFILYHSARPKVTFEQLETELGTQFVKITPDRCLIFPSVEFVRKMIVKSGSKSTLPVVIDCTYIYAADFTAAKVISSIVEDFRKRQQKIIFFNLKPSVVSIFEGLKTKLVLCYNTHALNQELSHNGVDNLGHSVDSLDTLEEGRNSCECLSMRTNSTISIPKV, encoded by the exons ATGTCCACACTGGAGCACGAGATTACGTTCCGGAAGCAGGCGGAAGTGAGTCATGAGCTGGAAGCGCGATTTCGCAGCTCTGCAACAGACTCCATCATAATCACCGATCATCGCACCTCCAAGCGTCAGAGtctggagcagctggagctgacGCGGCGAGAGGCTGAAGCTGCTCCAAACTGTTGCATGAGCTACTTGAGCAATGTTTGCACTTTGAAGAACCTAAAGAAACGTCTGCCCATAATCAACTGGCTGCCGCACTATAATAGGCCAGATGCCATTGGTGATCTTATAGCAGGATTTACAGTGGGTCTAACGGTCATACCGCAGAGTCTGGCCTACTCCGGTGTGGTGAATCTGCCTGCGCAG TCCGGACTCTATGGCTCGTTTCTGGGCTGCTTTGTCTATGTGCTACTGGGCACCTGCAAGGATAATACCATTGGCAGCACCGCTGTAGCCTCGCTTATGACCTATCAGTTTGCACGTGGGAGCTGGCCCAGGTCAGTGCTGCTGACGTTTCTCACGGGCATCATCGAGATACTGATGGCTTTGTTCAAGCTGGGCTGCCTGGTGGAGTTTGTCTCGGGGCCAGTGAGCGCGGGCTTCACCAGCGCCGTCTCGCTGATTGTGTTGACCTCGCAGATGAAGTATATACTGGGCGTGAAGAGCGAGGGCGGCTCCTTTCTGCAGAGCTGGCTAAGCATGTTTCGCGATATTGGCAACATACGCATCTGGGACAGCTGCTTGGGATTTGGCTGCTTggcactgctgctggcgaTACGCAGCCTGAGCAAATACCAAGTGGGCGCAAAGGACAAAGCACAGCGCAGTCGTTGGCAGAATGTGCTTAACGAAGTGATCAAGTTTGTTGGTGTCACTCGCAATGCATCTGTTGTCATTGGCGCCACTATGATTGCAATGTATCTGGAGCGCAGAGGCAACAATCCGTTTCAGCTCACAGGCTACATACCGCCGGGACTGCCGTCACTGGCACTGCCGCCGTTTTCCGTGGCGCCACAGCCTGGCAACGTCACTGCCGGCATAGCCGATGTGCCTGGCGAGAGTTTCTTCGACATGGTGCAGAGTCTGGGCTATGGATTGCTCATTGTGCCCATCATAGCGCTGCTGGAGAACGTCTCTGTCTGCAAGGCCTTTGCCAAGGACAGGCAAATCGACATTAGCCAGGAACTCTTTGCCACCGGTGTGGCCAATATTGCCAACTCGCTGGTCAGCGGCTATCGCAGCAATGGCGGCCTGGCGCGCTCGGCTGTTAACAATGCCAGCGGCTGTCGCACCAACATGTCCAATCTATATATTGGCATTATAGTTGTGCTATCAATTCAATACCTCACTGAGTATTTCTACTTCATACCGAAGGCTGTGCTGGCTGCAATTATTATCTCCGCTGTAGTCTTCCAGCTGCAGTATCAAATCGTCGTGCCCATGTGGCGCAGCAAGC GCTCTGATCTGATACCCGGCGTACTTGCTTTCATCACTTGCTTGGTGTTTCCACTGGAAATTGGCATCATGGTGGCCATTGGTGCCAATCAGCTGTTCATACTCTATCATTCAGCCAGACCCAAGGTTACCTTTGAGCAACTGGAAACAGAGCTGGGCACACAGTTTGTTAAGATCACACCCGATCGTTGCTTGATCTTTCCCTCTGTCGAGTTTGTTAGAAAAATGATTGTCAAATCCGGCAGCAAGTCCACTCTGCCCGTCGTCATCGACTGCACTTATATCTATGCTGCTGACTTTACCGCCGCCAAAGTTATCTCATCCATTGTCGAAGATTTTCGCAAGCGCCAGCAAAAGATAATCTTCTTTAATCTCAAGCCCAGCGTGGTCAGCATATTCGAGGGTCTCAAGACCAAGCTTGTGCTCTGCTACAACACTCATGCTCTCAACCAGGAACTCAGCCACAATGGTGTGGATAATTTAGGACACTCAGTCGACTCTCTGGATACACTTGAGGAGGGCCGCAACTCCTGCGAATGTCTGAGCATGCGCACCAATAGCACGATATCGATACCAAaagtataa